Proteins encoded by one window of Nocardia goodfellowii:
- a CDS encoding serine/threonine-protein kinase, with translation MGAVRFGPYRLERLLGKGGMGEVWLAATSTGHHVALKLLAAEHARDATYRLRFEREAELATALRDPHIVPIHAHGAIDGRLFIEMAYVDGTDLAARLACGELPVATAIDIVGQVAGALDTAHGQGLVHRDIKPSNILVRPDGFSYLIDFGLARSLGTSGLTVTGMAIGTLAYMAPERFTSTSCDARADVYSLACVLYECLTGARPFGDTDPAQQMHAHLMSSPPRAAVRNRTIPPALDQIIAKGMAKEPADRYASAGEFAAAARAALAEISPPRPNQSAPTPTKVLPQGGLPPTRVETVLRGGAVAASPGLASAGAESVGRGRAVAPNPGSPSAGAEGVGRGGAVPSNRGLPPTRPEAVLRSSTAEQSSGLPPTRREKVAARPSIPEAQVSSGRPATKVLPPSGLARAAAVVPAQAAGQQVAQPVRAPGRRWYLRRHASASSARPAAPVQPVRPTPTARATAVRRRGQGWPSRGPGYAAPPPRPARRRKKGGFLRKMIGALVLLVVAPFALAAGCFALIAASSPNSSDTGSAVDKPPAIAEGTPEPVPDEAPESDPGPAPAGSAVRDGKFEFAVTDVESGISRVGVQSAQGSFLLVTLSVRNISAEPKWFVPFGQKLVDSAGHATEHDATATIWKNTSRSHGYSFELTPGQSATVVLVFDVAAESTPAHLELHDFVLSGGVSVALT, from the coding sequence ATGGGCGCTGTCCGATTCGGCCCGTACCGGTTGGAACGGTTGCTCGGCAAGGGCGGGATGGGTGAAGTCTGGCTCGCCGCCACCAGCACCGGCCATCACGTCGCGCTGAAACTCCTTGCCGCGGAACACGCCAGGGACGCCACCTATCGCCTCCGATTCGAGCGGGAGGCCGAACTCGCGACGGCGCTGCGCGATCCGCACATCGTGCCGATCCACGCGCACGGCGCGATCGACGGCCGCCTGTTCATCGAGATGGCCTACGTCGACGGCACCGACCTGGCGGCCCGCCTGGCCTGCGGCGAGCTTCCGGTAGCGACGGCGATCGACATCGTCGGCCAGGTCGCCGGCGCGCTGGACACCGCACACGGGCAGGGCTTGGTGCACCGTGACATCAAGCCCTCCAACATCCTGGTGCGACCGGACGGGTTCAGCTACCTCATCGACTTCGGCCTCGCCCGCAGCCTCGGCACCTCCGGCCTCACCGTCACCGGCATGGCCATCGGCACCCTGGCCTATATGGCGCCGGAACGCTTCACCAGCACCTCCTGCGACGCCCGCGCCGACGTGTACTCGCTGGCCTGTGTCCTCTACGAATGTCTCACCGGCGCCCGCCCGTTCGGCGACACCGACCCGGCCCAGCAAATGCACGCCCATCTCATGTCGTCCCCGCCCCGCGCCGCCGTCCGCAACCGAACGATCCCACCGGCCCTCGACCAGATCATCGCCAAGGGCATGGCCAAGGAACCCGCCGACCGGTACGCCAGCGCCGGCGAATTCGCCGCTGCCGCCCGCGCAGCCCTCGCAGAGATCAGTCCGCCCCGCCCGAACCAGTCCGCACCGACTCCGACGAAGGTCTTGCCGCAGGGGGGTTTACCGCCCACCCGGGTGGAGACTGTCCTGCGCGGTGGTGCGGTGGCGGCGAGTCCGGGGTTGGCGTCTGCTGGGGCGGAGAGTGTCGGGCGTGGTCGTGCGGTCGCGCCGAATCCCGGGTCGCCGTCTGCCGGGGCGGAGGGTGTTGGGCGCGGTGGTGCGGTTCCGTCGAATCGCGGATTGCCGCCTACCCGGCCGGAGGCCGTCTTACGCAGCAGCACTGCCGAGCAGAGTTCCGGGCTGCCGCCGACCCGCCGGGAGAAAGTGGCCGCGCGTCCGTCGATCCCGGAGGCGCAGGTTTCCTCCGGTCGACCGGCGACCAAGGTGCTGCCGCCCTCGGGCCTGGCGCGAGCCGCGGCCGTCGTGCCCGCGCAGGCTGCCGGACAGCAGGTCGCGCAACCCGTTCGAGCGCCCGGCCGCCGGTGGTATCTGCGCCGCCACGCTTCGGCGAGCTCTGCGCGTCCGGCGGCTCCGGTCCAGCCGGTCCGTCCCACGCCGACCGCGCGGGCCACGGCCGTCCGCCGTCGGGGTCAGGGGTGGCCGTCGCGCGGCCCCGGTTATGCCGCTCCGCCGCCGCGTCCGGCCCGCCGTCGTAAAAAGGGCGGGTTCCTTCGCAAGATGATCGGTGCCCTCGTCCTTCTGGTCGTCGCCCCCTTCGCCTTGGCGGCAGGGTGTTTCGCGCTCATCGCCGCGAGTTCCCCGAATAGCTCGGACACCGGTTCGGCAGTCGATAAACCGCCTGCGATCGCCGAAGGCACCCCGGAACCGGTACCGGACGAAGCGCCCGAGTCCGACCCAGGCCCCGCGCCCGCCGGTTCCGCGGTGCGCGACGGAAAGTTCGAATTCGCCGTCACCGATGTCGAATCCGGAATCTCGCGCGTCGGCGTCCAATCCGCCCAGGGTTCGTTCCTGCTCGTCACCCTCTCGGTGCGCAATATCTCCGCCGAGCCGAAATGGTTCGTGCCCTTCGGTCAGAAGCTGGTCGACAGCGCCGGGCACGCCACCGAGCACGACGCCACAGCCACCATCTGGAAGAACACCAGCCGCTCACACGGCTACTCCTTCGAACTGACCCCAGGCCAATCCGCCACGGTCGTCCTGGTTTTCGACGTGGCCGCTGAATCAACCCCCGCCCACCTCGAACTGCACGACTTCGTGCTCTCCGGCGGAGTTTCCGTAGCCCTGACCTGA
- a CDS encoding serine/threonine-protein kinase, which produces MGDMSFGPYRLQRPLGRGGTGQVWLAHDTETERSVALKILAPELSWDAKYRQRFEREARAAAALRNPHVVPIHRFGELDDRLFIDMELIVGADVATLLACEGPMAPGVAVDLVTQTAAALDAAHRTGLVHRDVKPSNIVVDGDGFAYLIDFGTAYRSGQTAITGTGRVIGTLAYLAPERFTGGGDARCDVYALACVLYECLTARRPFGDTDPAQQLHAHLRTPPPRASDLNPAVPAALDQVIARGMAKEPDERYDSAVELARAAQDAVGTATPETTARLAAAVAPFIATGTPEHERLSWPGVITPETDVHVLGELSEPADTSPEPLHSAPHRREQLLAGTAIVLLAVAAGVVWSSNRLDSGAETDAGPATSESVFRAPAGSAPQSSSRSPVTVTPATTPVVATSAPVAQEPSSNAPSVPAIGQTCDPAHDRQVVSAQGITLSCIEIGGDIAMWSPMLAPVQQTNNPKPVENKPDDKPGHGNGHGNGKPKPDKDK; this is translated from the coding sequence ATGGGCGACATGTCCTTCGGCCCATATCGATTGCAGCGTCCACTGGGCCGGGGCGGAACCGGACAGGTGTGGCTGGCCCATGACACCGAGACCGAGCGGTCGGTAGCGCTGAAGATTCTGGCGCCGGAACTGAGCTGGGACGCGAAGTACCGGCAGCGGTTCGAACGGGAGGCGCGCGCCGCCGCCGCGTTGCGGAATCCGCATGTGGTGCCGATTCACCGGTTCGGCGAACTCGACGACCGACTATTCATCGATATGGAGTTGATCGTCGGGGCGGACGTGGCGACACTGCTGGCCTGCGAAGGCCCGATGGCGCCCGGTGTGGCCGTGGACCTGGTGACGCAGACCGCGGCGGCGCTCGACGCGGCACACCGCACCGGTCTGGTGCATCGCGATGTCAAACCGTCCAACATCGTGGTCGACGGCGACGGTTTCGCCTATCTCATCGATTTCGGCACCGCCTACCGTTCGGGACAGACCGCCATCACCGGCACCGGACGGGTCATCGGCACACTGGCCTACCTCGCTCCGGAACGGTTCACCGGCGGCGGTGACGCCCGCTGCGATGTCTACGCGCTGGCCTGCGTCCTCTATGAATGCCTCACCGCCCGGCGGCCCTTCGGAGATACCGATCCGGCCCAGCAATTGCACGCGCACCTGCGGACACCTCCGCCGCGGGCCTCGGACCTGAATCCGGCCGTGCCCGCGGCACTGGACCAGGTGATCGCCCGCGGGATGGCGAAGGAGCCGGACGAAAGATACGACAGCGCAGTGGAATTGGCACGGGCGGCGCAGGATGCGGTCGGTACCGCGACACCGGAGACCACCGCCCGGCTGGCGGCCGCTGTCGCGCCGTTCATCGCGACCGGCACGCCGGAGCACGAACGCCTGTCCTGGCCGGGCGTCATCACGCCGGAGACCGACGTGCATGTGCTGGGGGAGCTTTCGGAACCGGCGGATACGTCGCCCGAACCGCTGCACTCGGCGCCCCATCGCCGCGAACAGCTGCTCGCCGGTACCGCCATTGTGCTGCTGGCGGTCGCCGCCGGGGTGGTGTGGTCGTCCAACCGGCTCGACAGTGGCGCCGAAACCGATGCCGGGCCCGCGACCTCGGAGTCGGTGTTCCGGGCTCCGGCCGGTTCCGCGCCGCAGTCCAGTTCGCGCTCGCCGGTGACCGTTACGCCCGCGACCACGCCGGTCGTGGCGACCTCCGCTCCGGTGGCGCAGGAGCCGTCCTCGAACGCGCCGAGCGTCCCGGCTATCGGCCAGACCTGCGATCCGGCCCACGACAGGCAGGTCGTCTCCGCCCAGGGAATCACCCTGTCCTGCATCGAGATCGGTGGAGATATCGCGATGTGGTCGCCCATGCTCGCGCCGGTCCAGCAGACGAACAACCCCAAACCGGTGGAGAACAAGCCCGACGACAAACCGGGGCACGGCAACGGCCACGGCAACGGCAAGCCCAAACCGGATAAGGACAAGTAG